One Mus musculus strain C57BL/6J chromosome X, GRCm38.p6 C57BL/6J DNA window includes the following coding sequences:
- the Klhl34 gene encoding kelch-like protein 34, translating to MSYFLSYCKTHGSSLLTGYQALRAEGFLCDVTLEAEGSEFPAHRSLLACSSDYFRALFKSHTQESRARVIHLRVPSAAGLQRLLDFIYTAWLPLSMDTVEDTLEAASYLQVTEALGLCAHYLERQLAPENCCFIANVAARFGLARTLGAAECCIVRHLGGLLLMGTGPSGLLELNPISMKAVLGAPDVARVPETRLLGLALAWLQQEPKVQRLAHSSTLLGCIRFGLVPAGVLRRIYSGSGLILPTRIKSLIIQALNYHTAPSSQPLLQGEQTSVRSPQTRILLVGGLRAREMVTEEIMGLPEVVQNRHPAPQPEEEEGQEEEEMEEKEWELTQDVVSFDVYNHSWHSLTQLPTPLLGHSVCTTGNFLFVLGGESLPGSPSSSLAAGSRSITALVHRYDPRFHTWTQVPAMREARAYFWCGVVGESLLAVGGLGICGEALASVEMYDLRRDRWMAAGQLPRAVHGHAGAVGDHGVVYISGGKAGRGEGGTSSLRDMYSLSPGERVWSKRAPMGTARYGHYLVVLRGAVFAFLGRYEPFSEIERYDPCTDQWTRLRSLPYDRFCYGLAVVEETVLLLGGLKWRDSRQVPTRNVVGYDLDLDRWEDIGCVLPWAWSGLQCAVLQLPEGREETREGETGEVPDLVLD from the coding sequence ATGAGTTACTTCCTGTCTTACTGCAAAACCCACGGCAGCTCTCTTCTCACTGGCTACCAGGCCCTACGCGCTGAGGGCTTCTTGTGCGACGTGACACTGGAGGCCGAGGGCAGTGAGTTCCCAGCACACAGGTCACTTCTGGCGTGCTCCAGCGACTACTTCAGGGCCCTGTTCAAGAGTCACACTCAGGAATCGCGGGCTCGCGTAATTCACCTGCGTGTGCCTTCAGCGGCCGGCCTACAGCGCCTGCTGGACTTCATCTACACTGCCTGGCTGCCCCTCTCCATGGACACTGTGGAGGACACTCTGGAGGCTGCCAGCTACCTGCAAGTCACCGAGGCCTTGGGACTGTGTGCCCACTACTTGGAACGCCAGCTTGCCCCAGAGAATTGCTGTTTCATTGCCAATGTGGCAGCTCGATTTGGCCTGGCCCGCACCCTAGGTGCAGCGGAGTGCTGTATTGTACGCCACCTGGGGGGCCTGTTACTGATGGGCACTGGCCCCTCGGGGCTGTTGGAACTCAATCCTATATCAATGAAAGCTGTGCTGGGCGCCCCTGACGTGGCACGGGTGCCTGAGACGCGGCTGCTGGGCCTGGCACTAGCCTGGCTGCAGCAGGAACCCAAGGTCCAGCGCCTGGCACATAGTTCAACACTGCTTGGATGCATCCGCTTTGGCCTGGTGCCTGCTGGTGTGCTGCGGCGCATATACTCGGGCTCCGGTCTTATATTACCTACTAGGATCAAAAGCCTCATCATCCAGGCCCTCAATTACCATACAGCACCCTCCAGCCAGCCGCTTCTGCAGGGAGAACAGACTAGTGTTCGGAGTCCCCAGACCCGTATCTTGCTAGTTGGTGGTCTCAGAGCTAGGGAGATGGTTACCGAGGAGATCATGGGCCTACCAGAGGTAGTTCAGAATCGGCACCCTGCACCTCaaccagaggaagaggagggacaggaggaggaagagatggaggagaaggaGTGGGAGCTCACCCAGGATGTGGTGTCCTTCGACGTGTATAACCACAGCTGGCACAGCTTGACACAGCTGCCCACACCACTGCTAGGCCACAGTGTATGTACCACTGGCAACTTCCTATTTGTCCTTGGAGGGGAGAGCCTTCCTGGCAGCCCATCTAGTTCCCTGGCTGCCGGCTCAAGGTCAATCACAGCCTTAGTGCACCGTTATGACCCGCGCTTCCACACTTGGACACAGGTGCCTGCCATGCGAGAAGCAAGGGCCTACTTCTGGTGTGGTGTGGTAGGTGAGAGTCTCCTGGCTGTCGGAGGCCTGGGCATCTGTGGTGAGGCACTGGCCTCAGTGGAGATGTATGACCTTCGCAGGGACCGCTGGATGGCAGCTGGACAGCTACCTCGGGCAGTACATGGTCACGCAGGTGCTGTCGGGGATCATGGTGTTGTGTACATCTCCGGGGGCAAGGCTGGGAGAGGTGAAGGAGGCACAAGTAGCCTCCGGGATATGTACTCCCTTAGCCCCGGAGAGAGAGTGTGGAGCAAGAGGGCACCCATGGGCACAGCTCGCTATGGGCACTACCTTGTGGTGCTGCGAGGTGCAGTGTTTGCCTTTTTGGGGAGATATGAGCCCTTCTCTGAGATTGAACGCTATGACCCCTGCACAGACCAGTGGACTCGGTTGCGGTCGCTACCCTATGACCGCTTCTGCTatggacttgctgtggtggaagagaCAGTGCTGCTGCTGGGTGGTCTCAAGTGGCGGGACTCACGCCAGGTGCCAACCCGGAACGTAGTGGGCTATGACCTGGACCTGGACCGTTGGGAAGATATAGGCTGTGTGCTGCCCTGGGCATGGAGTGGCCTTCAGTGTGCAGTGCTGCAGCTACCCGAGGGTAGGGAGGAgacaagggagggagagactggagAGGTGCCAGATTTAGTGTTGGATTGA